From Myxococcales bacterium, a single genomic window includes:
- the egtD gene encoding L-histidine N(alpha)-methyltransferase translates to MISHSSAARALPELKVRHSVADVVRAGLGSADKTLPAWLFYDEEGSKLFELITELPEYYLTRTERALFEQYGEEIVAQAAGSAPRLNVVELGAGTATKSQILLRAAVERQGRCLYVPIDVSLAALDVAATRIKREEPGVEVRPIATHHAEAIRRLAQIPARRLVLFIGSSIGNFEDAEAQALLSSVRGSLAPGDAFLLGADRKKSPERLLPAYDDASGVTAAFNKNILARINRELGGEFELDAFRHVALWNEELSRVESYLESLRPQRVRVAELDAWFSFARGERIHTESSHKYSDAHIERLLSTAGFVRERSFFDDEGLFGVHLARVAGATSAP, encoded by the coding sequence ATGATCAGCCACTCCTCTGCCGCTCGGGCGCTGCCTGAACTCAAAGTGCGTCACAGCGTGGCCGACGTCGTGCGCGCGGGTCTCGGCAGCGCTGACAAGACGCTACCCGCGTGGTTGTTCTACGACGAGGAGGGGTCGAAGCTGTTCGAGCTGATCACCGAGCTGCCCGAGTACTATTTGACCCGGACCGAACGCGCGCTGTTCGAGCAATACGGGGAGGAGATCGTCGCGCAGGCCGCTGGCAGCGCGCCGCGGCTCAACGTCGTCGAGCTCGGCGCCGGTACGGCCACCAAGTCGCAGATCTTGCTCCGCGCCGCAGTCGAACGCCAGGGTCGGTGCCTGTACGTTCCCATCGACGTGTCGCTGGCGGCCCTCGACGTCGCCGCGACACGTATCAAGCGGGAGGAGCCCGGCGTCGAGGTGCGGCCCATCGCGACTCACCACGCCGAGGCCATCCGTCGCCTGGCGCAAATCCCGGCGCGGCGACTGGTGCTCTTCATCGGCAGCTCGATCGGCAATTTCGAGGATGCCGAGGCCCAGGCGCTGCTCTCTTCGGTCCGCGGGTCGCTGGCACCCGGCGACGCGTTCCTTCTCGGGGCCGACCGCAAGAAGAGCCCGGAACGCCTGCTGCCGGCCTACGATGATGCGAGCGGGGTGACTGCGGCTTTCAACAAAAACATCCTCGCGCGCATCAATCGCGAGCTTGGTGGGGAGTTTGAGCTGGACGCCTTCCGTCACGTCGCGCTCTGGAACGAAGAGCTGTCGCGGGTCGAGAGTTACCTCGAGAGCCTGCGGCCGCAGCGGGTCAGGGTTGCCGAGCTCGACGCCTGGTTCAGCTTCGCCCGGGGTGAGCGCATCCACACCGAGTCGAGCCACAAGTACAGTGACGCCCACATCGAACGGCTGTTGAGCACGGCCGGGTTCGTGCGCGAGCGCAGCTTCTTCGACGACGAGGGGTTGTTCGGCGTGCACCTCGCGCGGGTGGCAGGCGCGACTTCCGCTCCGTGA
- a CDS encoding M23 family metallopeptidase, translated as MRLLQLVGVLLSTALLATACGGDDGGADSTPSSGGTGGKADAGQSGGSGGGTSGGAGGNPSGGAAGAAGQAGAAGQAGAPTTDAGADAATPSCKCLLGEGPYCAARAAAEAKKAGCTIAALAGHATDLLKCENDTWSVLENCKGSCKYSAGSSKLDDQCELPVCDCFVQVAWCGSGAAKEAAKMGCKIPLLPAHNGDILYCPGGKWSVKQDCPLGCVEAPSGTPDSCKSSSNYKLPFDCNTTRTCSNGNHTNTHTGKDEYAFDFPMPIGTTVRAMRAGKVLNVRNPSPPGSSCYNSGAPSCANYANTVEVLHSDGTVGLYMHLSKSSVTKGQTVAQGDALGKSGNSGWSTGAHLHVQVQQNCGIWWCQSLPFKFVEDSTISAGTTVKSQNCP; from the coding sequence ATGCGCCTGCTTCAACTCGTGGGAGTCTTGCTCTCGACGGCTCTGCTCGCCACCGCGTGCGGGGGTGACGACGGCGGAGCTGACTCCACTCCCAGCTCTGGCGGCACGGGTGGCAAGGCGGACGCGGGTCAAAGCGGCGGCAGCGGCGGCGGGACCAGCGGGGGCGCCGGAGGGAACCCGAGCGGCGGGGCCGCAGGTGCGGCGGGTCAGGCGGGCGCCGCGGGTCAGGCGGGCGCGCCGACCACCGACGCAGGTGCCGACGCTGCGACACCAAGCTGCAAGTGTTTGCTGGGGGAAGGACCGTACTGCGCCGCTCGCGCGGCAGCCGAGGCAAAAAAAGCGGGGTGCACCATCGCGGCCCTCGCCGGCCACGCCACTGATCTCCTGAAGTGCGAGAACGACACGTGGTCGGTGCTGGAGAACTGCAAGGGCAGCTGCAAATACTCCGCGGGGTCGAGCAAGCTCGACGATCAGTGTGAGTTGCCCGTGTGTGACTGCTTCGTGCAAGTGGCCTGGTGCGGGTCCGGCGCGGCCAAAGAAGCCGCGAAGATGGGCTGCAAGATCCCGCTCCTGCCGGCGCACAACGGCGACATCTTGTATTGCCCGGGCGGAAAGTGGTCGGTGAAACAGGACTGCCCGCTCGGGTGTGTCGAGGCACCTTCGGGCACGCCGGACTCGTGCAAGAGCTCCAGCAACTACAAACTCCCGTTCGACTGCAACACCACCCGCACTTGCAGCAACGGGAACCACACGAACACCCACACCGGCAAGGACGAGTACGCTTTCGACTTCCCGATGCCCATTGGCACGACGGTGCGTGCCATGCGCGCCGGCAAGGTGCTGAATGTCCGGAACCCCTCGCCGCCCGGCAGCTCTTGTTACAACAGTGGCGCCCCGAGCTGCGCGAATTACGCCAATACCGTGGAGGTGCTGCACTCCGACGGCACGGTCGGCCTCTACATGCACCTCTCGAAGAGCTCGGTGACCAAGGGGCAAACAGTCGCCCAAGGAGACGCACTCGGGAAGTCCGGCAACAGCGGCTGGTCCACCGGCGCACACCTGCACGTGCAGGTCCAGCAGAACTGCGGCATCTGGTGGTGTCAGTCCCTGCCCTTCAAGTTCGTCGAGGACTCGACCATCTCCGCAGGCACCACGGTGAAGAGTCAGAACTGTCCCTGA